In one Cellulomonas sp. JZ18 genomic region, the following are encoded:
- a CDS encoding YcaO-like family protein, which produces MPDAALLDALTAVRLRHGPGLPPGFHHHQVRMPPAPGVDAHAVAVQLTDGRPDPDVLVDAVVRHWAGEDHGQLDVVDATAAQLRARGVPLLDLSDLRLVDPDVLARPGCPLVRVDDRTRTAWVAATRHRADGTVTAGRVPYSQAVVRWLDARPDLPVAHTMNMTGLGAGRGDAAALEAACRDVAAQDAAWTWWSDTAAPTPEAVPVVQGVATAWGASPLSLDLRRLPSPLGVPVVLAVVDDGDVATVAVAAGPDHEAQPRAAARALWQLVVARDLADAGGSLVRSGVPGLAPYRRDRDYLDAAGPGFRGLVDPLAHVQLTLDPAVRTRLHARLGPGSARRRAQRAGASTRADAPRDPRATAGWSGATAAVRAAGRDVWVVDLTTPEVAATGWRCVRVLVPGTSRLPVGAFPPDPAVAHAAARDLGRRPGPAEVLPWPGW; this is translated from the coding sequence ATGCCTGACGCGGCGCTCCTCGACGCCCTCACCGCCGTGCGGCTGCGCCACGGCCCCGGCCTGCCACCCGGGTTCCACCACCACCAGGTGCGCATGCCACCGGCCCCCGGGGTGGACGCGCACGCCGTCGCGGTGCAGCTGACCGACGGCCGCCCCGACCCGGACGTGCTCGTCGACGCCGTCGTGCGGCACTGGGCCGGCGAGGACCACGGCCAGCTCGACGTCGTGGACGCCACGGCGGCGCAGCTGCGTGCCCGCGGCGTGCCGCTGCTCGACCTGTCCGACCTGCGCCTGGTCGACCCGGACGTGCTCGCCCGGCCCGGCTGCCCGCTGGTGCGCGTCGACGACCGGACGCGCACCGCGTGGGTGGCGGCGACGCGGCACCGGGCGGACGGCACCGTGACCGCCGGGCGCGTCCCGTACTCCCAGGCGGTCGTCCGCTGGCTCGACGCCCGCCCCGACCTGCCGGTCGCGCACACGATGAACATGACGGGCCTGGGTGCGGGCCGCGGCGACGCGGCGGCGCTGGAGGCAGCCTGCCGCGACGTGGCCGCGCAGGACGCCGCCTGGACCTGGTGGTCGGACACCGCGGCACCGACGCCCGAGGCGGTGCCGGTCGTGCAGGGCGTGGCGACGGCGTGGGGGGCGAGCCCGCTGTCCCTCGACCTGCGGCGCCTGCCGTCGCCCCTCGGCGTCCCGGTGGTGCTGGCCGTGGTCGACGACGGCGACGTGGCGACGGTCGCCGTCGCGGCCGGGCCGGACCACGAGGCGCAGCCCCGTGCCGCCGCACGGGCGCTGTGGCAGCTCGTCGTGGCGCGCGACCTCGCCGATGCCGGCGGGTCGCTCGTCCGGTCCGGCGTGCCGGGGCTCGCGCCGTACCGCCGGGACCGCGACTACCTCGACGCGGCCGGCCCGGGCTTCCGGGGGCTGGTGGACCCGCTGGCGCACGTGCAGCTCACGCTCGACCCTGCGGTCCGCACGCGCCTGCACGCGCGGCTCGGACCCGGGTCTGCCCGACGCCGCGCGCAGCGCGCCGGCGCGTCCACGCGTGCGGACGCGCCCCGCGACCCCCGCGCCACAGCGGGGTGGTCCGGTGCGACGGCGGCCGTCCGGGCCGCCGGGCGCGACGTCTGGGTGGTCGACCTCACGACGCCGGAGGTCGCCGCGACCGGCTGGCGCTGCGTGCGGGTCCTCGTGCCGGGGACGTCTCGCCTGCCCGTCGGCGCGTTCCCCCCGGACCCCGCCGTGGCGCACGCGGCCGCGCGCGACCTCGGCCGCCGCCCGGGGCCTGCCGAGGTGCTCCCCTGGCCCGGCTGGTGA
- a CDS encoding GNAT family N-acetyltransferase, which produces MRATPEDWGRLLRRDDVVVLLAERDGHALGYTSAVRRLHLWSGTDVLAVDDVYVRPGARDQGLGRRLLVAAARVADAEGLTVTWGVAPGNHGAQRFYRRLGATLRDTVVARWEPAVYRRAIAGAETGR; this is translated from the coding sequence GTGCGCGCGACCCCGGAGGACTGGGGGCGCCTGCTCCGCCGCGACGACGTCGTCGTCCTGCTCGCCGAGCGCGACGGGCACGCGCTCGGGTACACCTCCGCCGTCCGCCGCCTCCACCTGTGGAGCGGCACCGACGTGCTGGCCGTGGACGACGTGTACGTGCGCCCCGGCGCGCGCGACCAGGGCCTCGGGCGCCGCCTGCTGGTCGCGGCCGCACGCGTCGCCGACGCCGAGGGCCTCACGGTGACGTGGGGCGTCGCGCCGGGCAACCACGGCGCGCAGCGGTTCTACCGGCGCCTCGGCGCGACGCTGCGCGACACGGTCGTCGCCCGGTGGGAGCCGGCGGTCTACCGTCGCGCGATCGCCGGGGCGGAGACCGGACGGTGA
- the ppk2 gene encoding polyphosphate kinase 2, with translation MTVVDPPTDLREYIEFLRDSGYTVTDSHTPDPNLIDPEGNPVYTWREGYPYDELLDRDAYEVEKYRLQVELLKLQYWLEDTDRRAVVLFEGRDAAGKGGTIRRFTEHLNPRTARVVALSKPSDRERGQWYFQRYVQHLPTAGEIVMFDRSWYNRAGVERVMGFCSEEEYQTFMTQAPAFERMLVESGIHLTKLWFSVSRTEQRTRFAIRQLDPVRRWKLSPMDLASLDRWEDYTAAKEEMFRRTDKRYAPWTIIRSNDKKRARLNAMRFFLGQFDYDDKDAAVVGRPDPLLVTRGKKESADE, from the coding sequence ATGACCGTCGTCGACCCGCCCACGGACCTGCGCGAGTACATCGAGTTCCTGCGCGACAGCGGCTACACCGTCACGGACAGCCACACGCCCGACCCGAACCTGATCGACCCCGAGGGCAACCCGGTGTACACGTGGCGCGAGGGCTACCCGTACGACGAGCTCCTGGACCGCGACGCGTACGAGGTCGAGAAGTACCGGCTGCAGGTCGAGCTGCTCAAGCTCCAGTACTGGCTGGAGGACACCGACCGGCGCGCTGTCGTCCTGTTCGAGGGCCGCGACGCCGCGGGCAAGGGCGGGACGATCCGCCGGTTCACCGAGCACCTCAACCCGCGCACCGCGCGCGTGGTCGCCCTGTCGAAGCCGAGCGACCGCGAGCGCGGCCAGTGGTACTTCCAGCGGTACGTGCAGCACCTGCCGACGGCGGGCGAGATCGTGATGTTCGACCGCTCCTGGTACAACCGCGCCGGCGTCGAGCGCGTCATGGGCTTCTGCAGCGAGGAGGAGTACCAGACGTTCATGACGCAGGCGCCGGCGTTCGAGCGGATGCTCGTGGAGTCCGGCATCCACCTCACGAAGCTGTGGTTCTCCGTCTCCCGGACGGAGCAGCGCACGCGGTTCGCGATCCGCCAGCTGGACCCCGTCCGCCGCTGGAAGCTCTCCCCCATGGACCTCGCCTCGCTGGACCGCTGGGAGGACTACACGGCGGCGAAGGAGGAGATGTTCCGGCGCACGGACAAGAGGTACGCGCCGTGGACGATCATCCGCTCCAACGACAAGAAGCGGGCCCGCCTCAACGCGATGCGCTTCTTCCTGGGCCAGTTCGACTACGACGACAAGGACGCGGCCGTCGTCGGGCGACCCGACCCGCTCCTGGTGACGCGGGGGAAGAAGGAGTCCGCCGACGAGTGA
- a CDS encoding amino acid ABC transporter ATP-binding/permease protein — MSAAAAPGAAASRWRDVTAPVLALGTYLRTQRRLFAEVVVVVWAALVTGVAVAVLSVRAATTVAVGDPAGLAMLALGVAVVAVGVLAWTEQWLAHVLAYRVIDSVRQHVHAAIARLAPLGLGRRRSGETVAAAMTDAEQLEWFYAHTAAQVVAGGGAALTVSAGAVAWLGPVGLVVPAAQLLVLAVPVLALPVASRQGTALRAEVAALASTVMEARSAARETVLLGRVPAVVAAVRAGTARVQRVRRGLAVRTGVEQAALEGVGAAAVLGTLALAVDGAVPAASVPAAVALAGAGLAPALAVVAGLQRLGETSAAAARVAALLRSPGARPADGPHADLAGSSDERGALQVRGLRVTYPGTDHAVLDGVDLDVRPGEHVAVVGASGAGKSTLALVLARLVGHEAGEVHVDGVRVADEPGARTRERVVLVGQHAHVFRASVRANLLAPDADDAALWRALEGAHLADRVRALPEGLDTVLAERGAAWSGGERQRLGLARGLLRDPSVLVLDEPTAGLDTRTEAAFLATLRAARRGRTTVVVTHRPAVVRACDRVVLLDGGRVVADGTHDSLVPGCARYREVLATPAGPGPDEHREEVTNHG, encoded by the coding sequence GTGAGCGCGGCGGCCGCGCCCGGCGCCGCGGCGTCCCGGTGGCGGGACGTGACGGCGCCCGTGCTCGCGCTCGGCACGTACCTGCGCACGCAGCGGCGCCTGTTCGCCGAGGTCGTGGTCGTCGTGTGGGCGGCCCTCGTGACCGGCGTCGCGGTGGCCGTGCTGTCGGTGCGCGCCGCGACGACGGTCGCGGTCGGCGACCCAGCCGGGCTGGCGATGCTCGCGCTCGGCGTCGCCGTGGTGGCCGTCGGGGTGCTCGCGTGGACCGAGCAGTGGCTCGCGCACGTGCTGGCCTACCGCGTCATCGACAGCGTCCGCCAGCACGTGCACGCCGCCATCGCCCGGCTCGCGCCGCTCGGGCTGGGGCGGCGCCGGTCCGGCGAGACGGTCGCCGCGGCGATGACCGACGCCGAGCAGCTCGAGTGGTTCTACGCCCACACGGCCGCCCAGGTCGTGGCCGGGGGCGGCGCGGCGCTGACCGTGTCCGCAGGGGCGGTCGCGTGGCTCGGGCCCGTGGGGCTCGTCGTGCCCGCGGCGCAGCTGCTCGTGCTCGCCGTCCCCGTGCTCGCGCTGCCGGTCGCGAGCCGGCAGGGCACCGCGTTGCGCGCCGAGGTGGCCGCGCTCGCGTCGACGGTCATGGAGGCGCGCTCCGCGGCGCGCGAGACCGTGCTGCTGGGCCGCGTCCCCGCGGTCGTCGCGGCCGTGCGCGCCGGCACCGCCCGGGTGCAGCGCGTGCGCCGGGGGCTCGCCGTGCGCACCGGCGTCGAGCAGGCGGCCCTCGAGGGCGTCGGGGCCGCCGCCGTGCTCGGCACGCTCGCGCTGGCCGTCGACGGGGCCGTCCCCGCGGCGTCCGTGCCGGCCGCTGTCGCACTCGCCGGCGCGGGGCTCGCACCGGCCCTCGCCGTGGTCGCCGGGCTGCAGCGGCTCGGGGAGACGTCGGCGGCCGCCGCCCGGGTCGCCGCGCTGCTCCGCTCCCCGGGCGCCCGGCCCGCCGACGGCCCGCACGCGGACCTGGCGGGCTCGTCCGACGAGCGCGGCGCCCTGCAGGTGCGAGGGCTGCGCGTGACGTACCCCGGAACCGACCACGCGGTGCTCGACGGCGTCGACCTCGACGTGCGGCCCGGGGAGCACGTGGCCGTGGTGGGGGCCAGCGGCGCCGGCAAGTCGACGCTCGCGCTGGTCCTCGCCCGGCTCGTCGGGCACGAGGCCGGCGAGGTGCACGTCGACGGCGTGCGCGTGGCCGACGAGCCCGGCGCCCGCACGCGCGAGCGGGTGGTGCTCGTGGGGCAGCACGCGCACGTGTTCCGGGCGAGCGTGCGCGCCAACCTGCTGGCGCCGGACGCCGACGACGCCGCGCTGTGGCGCGCGCTCGAGGGCGCGCACCTCGCCGACCGGGTCCGGGCGCTGCCCGAGGGCCTCGACACCGTCCTCGCCGAGCGGGGCGCCGCCTGGTCCGGCGGCGAGCGGCAGCGCCTCGGGCTCGCGCGCGGCCTGCTGCGCGACCCGTCCGTGCTCGTCCTCGACGAGCCGACCGCCGGTCTCGACACGCGTACCGAGGCGGCGTTCCTCGCGACGCTGCGCGCGGCGCGCCGCGGCCGCACGACCGTCGTCGTCACGCACCGTCCCGCCGTGGTGCGCGCGTGCGACCGCGTCGTCCTGCTCGACGGCGGCCGCGTCGTCGCGGACGGCACCCACGACTCCCTGGTCCCCGGCTGCGCGCGCTACCGCGAGGTGCTCGCGACCCCGGCCGGTCCCGGTCCCGACGAGCACAGGGAGGAGGTGACGAACCATGGCTGA
- a CDS encoding YcaO-like family protein, with protein MTTTPVDAPTPGTAPAAPPRPARVEVRPLDPSSCVVTTPDDTHHVVGLPAATVQLLVASWDAGVDGLVDATLAVAARPLRALLADRGAWDASAPPSAPPPSRSRPTLDALLTGDADLVAALVDRAGPDVALDVLPWDPRAVVNRAYATRRLLVVAVRGARDGDLADVDRTCHDMRVPWLPVELTRGRAWVGPLVTPGVGASFEDAVARRTAASRDHRVHRTVRTPAPGGDAGPPPDLVPDVLDAVLDVVADASARAHDGVAAPGDVLHEVTRGDGGVVHVRHPVLPLPHRSTVHRPHPVDDLVDPRTGLVLRVRDVRHHPSVPAALVTRQCDVGDVRAVSPWANNVLCQGSAFDDPDGASAAAVGESVERYCGNVLDTLPVTQASWDELRRRGVPALDPDELVLYSEAQYGAPGFPFVPLTRDLPVHWVPGRSLTRGREVLVPASLVYVNWYSAGYASAPPTNFCAFAGIAAGPDEDFAVASALEEVVERHATMVWWLNGHPLPAVVPDPALAAVVTGRTSLLHLDNEFGVPVAAAVVHDDVEALVNVGFSARPDFRDAALKAWTEAFTLQEGSRDLLRRDGLHWQVMADGELNGRAFKPWRADRRYLDDFRPDMRDCDDLMVQQQVYLDPRAARRVEHLLAPPATRALDEVPHLPDRSAATYRAAVERQGLEVVVVDLTTPDVASTGMRVVRVLVPGTVGNAPAAFPFLGRRRVQDLAVELGWREEPLAEHELLTFPMPHA; from the coding sequence ATGACGACCACCCCCGTCGACGCCCCCACCCCGGGCACCGCGCCCGCGGCACCGCCACGGCCCGCCCGCGTCGAGGTGCGCCCGCTCGACCCGAGCTCGTGCGTCGTGACGACCCCGGACGACACGCACCACGTGGTCGGCCTGCCCGCCGCGACGGTCCAGCTGCTCGTGGCGTCGTGGGACGCGGGCGTCGACGGGCTCGTCGACGCGACGCTCGCCGTCGCCGCGCGCCCGCTGCGGGCGCTCCTCGCCGACCGCGGGGCCTGGGACGCGTCCGCACCACCGTCCGCACCGCCTCCCTCGCGCTCCCGGCCCACCCTCGACGCCCTGCTGACCGGCGACGCCGACCTCGTCGCGGCGCTGGTCGACCGCGCCGGGCCGGACGTCGCGCTCGACGTGCTGCCGTGGGACCCGCGCGCCGTGGTCAACCGCGCGTACGCGACCCGGCGGCTGCTCGTCGTCGCGGTCCGGGGCGCGCGGGACGGCGACCTCGCCGACGTCGACCGGACGTGCCACGACATGCGCGTGCCGTGGCTGCCGGTCGAGCTGACGCGGGGGCGCGCGTGGGTCGGTCCGCTGGTCACGCCCGGTGTCGGCGCGTCGTTCGAGGACGCCGTCGCGCGCCGCACCGCCGCGTCCCGCGACCACCGCGTGCACCGCACCGTCCGCACGCCCGCCCCGGGCGGGGACGCCGGACCGCCGCCGGACCTGGTGCCCGACGTCCTCGACGCCGTGCTCGACGTCGTCGCCGACGCGTCCGCCCGCGCGCACGACGGCGTCGCCGCGCCCGGCGACGTGCTGCACGAGGTGACCCGCGGGGACGGCGGGGTCGTGCACGTGCGTCACCCGGTGCTGCCGCTGCCGCACCGCAGCACCGTGCACCGCCCGCACCCGGTCGACGACCTCGTCGACCCGCGCACGGGTCTCGTGCTGCGCGTGCGGGACGTGCGCCACCACCCGTCGGTGCCGGCCGCGCTCGTCACCCGGCAGTGCGACGTCGGCGACGTCCGCGCCGTCTCGCCGTGGGCCAACAACGTCCTCTGCCAGGGCAGCGCCTTCGACGACCCCGACGGCGCGTCGGCGGCCGCGGTCGGCGAGTCGGTCGAGCGGTACTGCGGCAACGTCCTCGACACGCTCCCGGTGACGCAGGCGTCCTGGGACGAGCTGCGGCGCCGCGGTGTGCCCGCGCTCGACCCCGACGAGCTCGTCCTCTACTCCGAGGCGCAGTACGGCGCGCCGGGCTTCCCGTTCGTGCCGCTGACGCGCGACCTGCCGGTGCACTGGGTCCCCGGCCGCTCGCTCACGCGGGGCCGCGAGGTGCTCGTCCCGGCGTCGCTCGTCTACGTCAACTGGTACTCCGCGGGGTACGCGTCGGCGCCGCCGACGAACTTCTGCGCGTTCGCCGGCATCGCCGCGGGCCCCGACGAGGACTTCGCCGTCGCGAGCGCGCTGGAGGAGGTGGTGGAGCGGCACGCGACGATGGTGTGGTGGCTCAACGGCCACCCCCTGCCGGCCGTCGTGCCGGACCCGGCGCTCGCCGCCGTCGTCACGGGCCGGACGTCGCTGCTGCACCTCGACAACGAGTTCGGCGTGCCGGTCGCCGCCGCGGTCGTGCACGACGACGTGGAGGCGCTCGTCAACGTCGGGTTCTCGGCCCGTCCCGACTTCCGCGACGCCGCGCTCAAGGCGTGGACCGAGGCGTTCACGCTGCAGGAGGGGTCGCGCGACCTGCTGCGCCGCGACGGCCTGCACTGGCAGGTGATGGCCGACGGGGAGCTCAACGGCCGGGCCTTCAAGCCGTGGCGGGCCGACCGCCGGTACCTCGACGACTTCCGCCCGGACATGCGCGACTGCGACGACCTCATGGTGCAGCAGCAGGTGTACCTCGACCCGCGCGCGGCACGACGGGTGGAGCACCTGCTCGCCCCGCCCGCGACGCGCGCCCTCGACGAGGTGCCGCACCTGCCCGACAGGTCCGCGGCGACCTACCGCGCGGCGGTCGAGCGGCAGGGGCTCGAGGTGGTGGTGGTGGACCTGACGACGCCCGACGTGGCGTCGACCGGGATGCGCGTCGTGCGGGTGCTCGTGCCCGGGACGGTGGGCAACGCGCCCGCCGCGTTCCCCTTCCTCGGCCGGCGACGGGTCCAGGACCTCGCGGTCGAGCTCGGCTGGCGCGAGGAGCCGCTCGCCGAGCACGAGCTGCTGACCTTCCCGATGCCGCATGCCTGA
- a CDS encoding GNAT family N-acetyltransferase: MLPARGRFDDLAAVLGRRRGGPGGCWCTAYRDARVPDGERPAYVRALCDEDPGPGGLAYLDGEVAGWCSVAPRSTYRRLVRSRTIPALDERDPWSLVCVVVLPAFRRRGLVHVLLDGAVEHARTHGVDVVEGYPAETAGTRMDTVSAYVGTVELVEAAGFHRAARTSAHSGGRERWLVRRELTGPVRPG; the protein is encoded by the coding sequence GTGCTGCCGGCGAGGGGTCGCTTCGACGACCTCGCCGCCGTGCTCGGACGGCGACGGGGAGGACCCGGCGGCTGCTGGTGCACCGCGTACCGCGACGCCCGCGTCCCCGACGGGGAGCGTCCCGCGTACGTGCGCGCCCTGTGCGACGAGGACCCGGGGCCCGGCGGCCTCGCCTACCTCGACGGCGAGGTCGCGGGCTGGTGCTCGGTCGCGCCGCGCAGCACCTACCGGCGCCTCGTGCGCTCCCGGACCATCCCGGCCCTCGACGAGCGGGACCCGTGGAGCCTCGTGTGCGTCGTCGTGCTGCCCGCGTTCCGGCGGCGCGGCCTGGTGCACGTGCTCCTCGACGGTGCGGTCGAGCACGCCCGGACGCACGGGGTTGACGTCGTGGAGGGCTACCCCGCCGAGACGGCGGGGACCCGCATGGACACGGTGTCGGCGTACGTCGGGACGGTGGAGCTCGTCGAGGCCGCGGGCTTCCACCGCGCCGCCCGGACGAGCGCGCACAGCGGTGGGCGCGAGCGGTGGCTCGTGCGCCGTGAGCTCACGGGGCCGGTCCGCCCCGGCTGA
- a CDS encoding DUF6176 family protein, which produces MTDVVGLPPGVRVALSRARVRAGASAEADRWMTMLRERHEECLDTLERERMAVEAVFRTREPDGTEHLWWFTLQGEDGAGPDASPHPVDRDHVAHARRTTEPGRLVAEPQVVLLPAPVARAVRAWATGGDDGPSGS; this is translated from the coding sequence ATGACGGACGTCGTCGGACTCCCGCCGGGCGTGCGGGTGGCCCTCTCCCGTGCACGGGTGCGCGCCGGGGCGTCGGCCGAGGCGGACCGCTGGATGACGATGCTGCGCGAGCGGCACGAGGAGTGCCTCGACACGCTCGAGCGGGAGCGGATGGCCGTCGAGGCCGTCTTCCGCACGCGTGAGCCCGACGGCACCGAGCACCTGTGGTGGTTCACGCTGCAGGGCGAGGACGGCGCCGGACCCGACGCGAGCCCGCACCCCGTCGACCGCGACCACGTCGCGCACGCGCGCAGGACCACGGAGCCGGGACGGCTCGTCGCCGAACCGCAGGTCGTGCTGCTGCCGGCCCCCGTCGCGCGTGCCGTGCGCGCGTGGGCGACCGGTGGTGACGACGGGCCGTCGGGCTCCTGA
- a CDS encoding FtsX-like permease family protein, which produces MTAVGHLALRSVRVHAGRLALTVLAVALAVAVVAGSLALTGTSERLLDAQFRTAAAGVDVTVRGAAAFDSAMGVEVDREPLPAALVDEVRAAPGVEEVQPVAEGSGLLEVDGSAVVPTGASVLSSYAPAPFGAFGLREGRAPVSTGEVAVDAATARAAGLAVGDTVDVLTDGRTTLRVVGLVGFAGDDGVPGATVALVPLADAQRMLGLGDGLTELQVRARAGTRVADVVADLRARLGDDYAVASAQDGAAASAAAAAEQLGPLRLVLTAMAAAALLVGTVLVATTFTVVVGQRRRELALLRAAGATAGQVTRLVLAEALVVGAVGSAAGTLLGLLVADGLRVLARAAGNDLPEGRLVLTPSAVLLSVLVGLGATALAAAGTARRAARVAPVEALRAAVDVVAPPGHGRRRTAARLVPLVAGTAGVLAVAAGAPVVLLAPAVVATVVGVVLNAARVAPALTRVLGAPLAWAGVPGRLARESAARAPRRTTSTAIALALGLALVAFTTVAAASLRDGLSGAYRETITADLVVESARGEMLGGLSPAVVERLRSVPEVAVASRVRYGHVVDGAATTAVAAVDPRTLPAVADLDLVDGSLAALADGGVVVAESVAAERGLRVGDVVVLTLSHGGPQDFVVVGVVDSLDAQALSTAWFVSLDTYAQHFTEDVDASVLVRAADGVTAAQARTAVGAALRDHPTAAVRDQAAAAHARGASVEQVLGLVHVLLGLVVVIALLGVTSTLALSVAERVREIGLLRAVGTTTAQVGRMVRAEAVLVAGLAAVLGLALGIGSASVTVSAVLGRDTPLAVALPAGPLAVVVLAAVGVGLVAGLAPARRAARTDVLTALAAD; this is translated from the coding sequence GTGACCGCCGTGGGGCACCTGGCCCTGCGCAGCGTCCGGGTGCACGCCGGACGCCTCGCCCTCACCGTCCTGGCGGTCGCGCTGGCGGTCGCCGTCGTGGCCGGCAGCCTCGCGCTCACCGGCACCTCCGAGCGCCTGCTCGACGCGCAGTTCCGGACCGCGGCGGCCGGTGTGGACGTCACCGTGCGCGGCGCCGCGGCGTTCGACTCGGCGATGGGCGTCGAGGTCGACCGCGAGCCGCTGCCCGCCGCGCTCGTCGACGAGGTCCGGGCCGCACCCGGCGTCGAGGAGGTCCAGCCCGTCGCCGAGGGGTCCGGTCTGCTCGAGGTCGACGGCAGCGCCGTCGTGCCCACGGGCGCGTCCGTGCTGTCGTCCTACGCGCCCGCGCCGTTCGGCGCGTTCGGGCTGCGCGAGGGACGTGCACCGGTGAGCACCGGCGAGGTCGCGGTCGACGCGGCCACCGCACGCGCGGCGGGTCTCGCGGTGGGGGACACGGTCGACGTCCTCACGGACGGGCGCACGACCCTGCGCGTGGTCGGCCTCGTCGGCTTCGCCGGCGACGACGGCGTGCCGGGGGCCACGGTCGCGCTCGTGCCGCTCGCGGACGCCCAGCGCATGCTCGGCCTCGGGGACGGCCTGACCGAGCTGCAGGTCCGCGCCCGGGCGGGGACGCGGGTCGCCGACGTGGTCGCCGACCTGCGCGCGCGGCTCGGTGACGACTACGCGGTCGCCTCCGCGCAGGACGGCGCCGCCGCCTCGGCCGCGGCGGCCGCCGAGCAGCTCGGCCCCCTGCGCCTCGTCCTGACGGCCATGGCGGCGGCCGCCCTGCTCGTCGGCACCGTCCTCGTCGCCACCACGTTCACCGTCGTCGTGGGCCAGCGCAGGCGCGAGCTCGCGCTCCTGCGCGCCGCCGGGGCGACCGCGGGCCAGGTCACGCGCCTGGTCCTCGCCGAGGCGCTCGTCGTCGGTGCGGTCGGCTCCGCCGCGGGCACGCTGCTCGGGCTGCTCGTCGCCGACGGGCTGCGCGTGCTGGCGCGGGCCGCCGGCAACGACCTGCCGGAGGGACGCCTGGTGCTGACCCCGTCGGCGGTCCTGCTGTCGGTGCTCGTCGGCCTCGGCGCCACCGCCCTCGCCGCGGCCGGCACGGCCCGCCGGGCGGCACGCGTGGCGCCCGTCGAGGCGCTGCGCGCGGCCGTCGACGTCGTCGCGCCGCCGGGGCACGGGCGCCGGCGCACGGCCGCGCGGCTCGTCCCGCTCGTCGCGGGGACCGCGGGCGTCCTCGCGGTGGCCGCCGGTGCGCCGGTCGTGCTCCTCGCGCCGGCCGTGGTCGCGACGGTCGTGGGCGTCGTCCTGAACGCCGCCCGCGTGGCGCCCGCGCTGACCCGGGTTCTCGGGGCGCCCCTGGCGTGGGCCGGCGTCCCCGGGCGGCTCGCCCGCGAGTCCGCCGCGCGTGCACCGCGCCGCACGACCTCGACGGCGATCGCCCTGGCCCTCGGGCTCGCCCTCGTCGCCTTCACGACCGTCGCGGCCGCGTCGCTGCGGGACGGTCTGTCGGGCGCCTACCGCGAGACGATCACCGCGGACCTCGTGGTCGAGAGCGCGCGCGGCGAGATGCTGGGCGGGCTCTCGCCCGCGGTGGTGGAGCGGCTGCGGTCCGTGCCGGAGGTCGCGGTCGCCTCGCGCGTGCGGTACGGGCACGTGGTGGACGGCGCCGCGACGACCGCGGTCGCCGCGGTCGACCCGCGCACGCTCCCGGCGGTCGCGGACCTCGACCTGGTCGACGGGTCGCTCGCGGCGCTCGCCGACGGGGGAGTCGTGGTCGCCGAGTCGGTCGCGGCCGAGCGCGGGCTGCGGGTGGGCGACGTCGTCGTCCTGACCCTGTCGCACGGCGGACCCCAGGACTTCGTGGTGGTCGGCGTCGTCGACTCCCTCGACGCCCAGGCGCTCTCGACGGCCTGGTTCGTCTCGCTCGACACGTACGCGCAGCACTTCACCGAGGACGTGGACGCGAGCGTCCTGGTGCGCGCCGCCGACGGCGTCACCGCCGCCCAGGCGCGGACGGCCGTGGGAGCGGCCCTGCGGGACCACCCCACGGCGGCGGTGCGCGACCAGGCCGCCGCGGCGCACGCGCGCGGTGCGAGCGTCGAGCAGGTCCTGGGCCTGGTGCACGTCCTGCTCGGGCTCGTCGTGGTCATCGCGCTGCTGGGCGTCACCAGCACCCTCGCGCTGTCGGTCGCCGAGCGGGTCCGGGAGATCGGGCTGCTGCGGGCCGTCGGCACGACCACCGCCCAGGTGGGCCGGATGGTCCGTGCCGAGGCGGTCCTCGTCGCGGGGCTCGCGGCCGTGCTCGGGCTCGCGCTGGGGATCGGCTCCGCGTCCGTCACCGTCTCCGCGGTGCTGGGGCGGGACACGCCCCTGGCCGTCGCGCTGCCGGCCGGGCCGCTCGCGGTCGTCGTCCTCGCGGCGGTCGGCGTCGGTCTCGTGGCGGGCCTCGCGCCGGCACGCCGCGCCGCGCGCACCGACGTGCTCACGGCCCTCGCCGCCGACTGA